The DNA sequence AATCGACGGGGAGGCCGGTGTCTTTAGTGCCGAAAAGAGAAAGGGACTGCGGTAGATTGATACATCAATATAGGAAAAGGGAAGCGGTAATAATTGATTCTATGTGATGTCGATAAACCTGCTTGCCGGTTTTCTATTTTCCACTCTTTTGGTTGAAGGATATCAAGTTGTGCTTCCAGTGTTTTGGCTTCCTTCAAACGAATTGGTTCTAAGGATGTGAAGTACAAACCTAGAATTGTATTTCAATACAGGTTCTGAGGAAAAAGGAACAACTAATTGGCAGAAAAAAAGTCCTCTTCACCAGCAACACTGTTATGGCCTCTGTTTTTTATGTCAACAAAGGCCGGCAACTATTATTGGTGGAGAGGTGTGCTTTGTAAAAAACTGTTCTAATTAATTATCTTTCATATAATTGAACTTAATATTTATAAAGACAGAATGTATGGCCTCGAAAGCAGTCTTCACTATCGAAGAAAAAGGGTGTTAGCCTTTTTAACAGCAGACCAAACTTGCAGGAAGAACAAAAAATAGGACAGGCAGCTGCAGGGTACATGAGGCGGATCCGAGGCGATCAAGAACGAGACGAAAATCCATTCCGTTCGGCAAAAGGGAGGACGGAATTAACTTAGACCGGCCCTGCGCCTCCCATGGAAACGAAGGCGCACGCTTATTTTATTTTCAAAGCAGCCTAATGAAAAGAGCAAAAATGGAGCAGCATTTAATATTTATTTAGTCTGCCTGAGAACTTCCGCCTCTTTTGATATTTGTTTCTTTTCTGCAATTGTTATAACCCCTTGTTGAATGGCCATTTTTTTAGCTGTCTGCGGGGCAAGCCAAAGTGTGGGAAGTAAAATTAATGATACAGGAACAGCGGTAACTACAATAAAAGATTGAATTGCATTTACGCTTCCTTCACCGATAAAAAGAAGACTGGCAGCGACTGCACCCATCGTGACGGCCCAGAACACTCGAACGTAAGGGTGGGGGTCATTGTTCCCGCTTACCACTAGAGAAATGGTATAGGACATTGAATCCGTAGTCGTTACTACAAACAGAATTGTAACAATTAAAAAACAGAAAGCAATGAATGTACCCAGAGGCAGCTGTTGGACGATTGCAATCATGGAGGCAGGCAGCCCCGATTCAAAAAGAGCATTAGAAACAGAGCCTGGATTATTTATTTCGTAAAAAATACCGGACCCGCCGACAATTGTAAACCAAAAATTTGTTACAAGCGGGGCGATTATTGCAATAGCCAGTATTAATTGTCTAATGGTTCTTCCACGAGAGATTCTTGTGATAAAAATAGCCATCATCGGTCCATACCCCAAAAACCAGCCCCAGAAAAAGACGGTCCATAACCCGAGCCATTCGCCATCTCCTCGAAAGGTAGTCATTCTTGCAAAATCTTGAACGTAAAAACCGAAGGAAGAAATAAATGAATTAATAATAAATCCACCAGGTCCGATAAGTAGAATAAATATAATAAGACCGATCGTAAACCAAACATTATACCGGCTTAGAATTTGTATTCCGCGGTGTATTCCAGTTACAGCGGAAATCGAGGCGATAACCACCAAACCAATCACAATGGCCAGCTGAATTGGAAATTCATTAGGAATTCCCAGTAATGTTTCAAATCCGTAGCCGGCCTGTAGTCCCAAGAATCCAATTGGTCCAATTGTACCAGCTGCTACAGCAACAACGGAACAAACATCGACAGTTGTTCCCAGCGGGCTGTTTCTGGCAATCTTTTCTCCGAAAATCGGATAAAGAAGGGATCGTGGTTTCAGCGGCATGCCTTTTTGGTAATGAGCATACATTAAAACAATTGTACTTAGTGTACCCAGGATGGCCCAGGCAAGAAATCCCCAGTGCAAAAAGCTTTGTGCTAAAGCAGGGGAAGCTGCTTCTGGTGATCCGCTCTCTATTCCTGAAAAAATCGGCGGAAGCTCCATAAAATGATATATTGGCTCCGCTGCTGCCCAGAAAACCCCGCCACCGGCTAACAGTGTACACATGATAATGGAAATCCATTTAAAGTTACTGAATTCCGGTCTCTCCATTTCTCCCAGTTTTACTTTTCCATACTTTGAAAAAGCTAAATAAAGAGCAACTAGAAAGGTACCTAATAAAAGCATCTGCCAAAAAGCTCCAAAATACGTAACGGCCCATCCGAATGTCACATTCACAAAATGACTAACACCTTCAGCGTTCAGAATTGAAAAGAATACAAAAACTAAAAGAATTCCTCCGCTTATGATGACGACAGGCCAGTCATTTTCTCCTAATGCGGGAGTTTTTTTAAGCATTATATACCTTCTTTCCTGTCTTAATTGTCACTTTTTTTCATCGCTACATATCCTTTGTAATCTGCTTCGTGACTTCAAGCAGCTTTGGAATATGAGCAGTCATCGTGTCTTTATTCCATCGAAACATCGGTCCTGATATAGAAACTGCCCCAATCACTCTCTGCTGCCGATCAAAAACAGGAGCTGACAAAGCAGCAACATTTTTATTAATTTCCTCTTCGTTTAATGCGTAGCCAGTTTGCTTCGTCAACGAAAGACGCCACTCTACTTCTTCTCTTTCATTTTCCGGGAGATTTTTAATTATCTGTTCTTTTCTACCTTTCGACATAAAAGCCAGAATGGCGCGGCCGGTTGCTCCTTTGTAAAGAGGGAGACGTTTGCCTATGCCAACAGATCGGCGTATTTCCTGTTTACTCTCAATTTCTATAGCGCATATTCTGACCGGTCCTTTAGGAACATAAAATCCTACTGTTTCGCCTGTTATTTCTCTTAATTCCTCCAGTACAGGTTCAATAACAGAGGCAACAGGCAGATCGGTTAAAATTTTATTGGCATAATCTAAAAAGAGTGTTCCTAACGAATATTTTTTCGTCTGGGGGTCCTGAAAAACCATATTTTCCATTTTAAGAGTTGATAATAAACGATGAACGATCGTAGTAGAAAAACCAAGGGCGTTACTAATATCATTAACGCCCTTGGGACCTTGTGATTCATTTAAATAATTTAAAAGTTGAATTGCTTTTAACACAGTTGAAGACGTTGTTGTATTTCCGCTCATTCTAATCCTCTCCCTGCCGTTTGATTGTTTTCTATTTTAACACAGGGAGATTTTCAATTAATCCGTCTTAATATAACGGGTTTTATACTGGTTATAGAAATCAAGCGCTTCTCTTCCAAGTTCTTTAAACGTGCCAAGACCTGAAGATTTATACCCTCCAAACGGAGCTTGGAAAAACGTTCCCGTAGTAGGCATATTTGCTTTTACAAGTCCTGCTTCAATATCGTTAAAGGCCTGAGTCATATAGTCAATATTTTTAGTGCAGATGGAGGCTGTCAATCCATAATCTGTGGCATTGGCCAATTGAATTGCTTCATCAATTGAGGAGGCTTCGAAAACAGCAATGACCGGACCGAATACTTCTTCTTGAGCAATTCTCATCTGATGGTTGACTTGATCAATTACAGTAGGGGAGACGTAAAACCCGTCTGCATAATCTCCTTCTGTCAGTGCTTTCCCGCCGGTTACTATTTTAGCACCTTCTTTTTCAGCACTTTTTATCAGGTCGAACGTAGAGTCTAATTCCTGCTGATTGACCTGCGGCCCCATGGTCACACCGTCTTCGAGCCCGTTACCGACCGAGATTTTTTCTGTTTCTTCAATTAATTTTCGCAGAAATTCTTTCTTCACCTTTTCATGGACAATGACCCGTCCAGTCGCCGTGCAGGCTTGACCAGCCTGGCCAAATCCTCCTTTAACAGCGAGGTCGACAGCCTCATCCAGATTAGCATCTTCCATGACGAGCAGTGGATTCTTTCCGCCCATCTCGAGGTGAACCCGCTTCATCTGTCTGCCCGCTGCTTCATGAATTTTTGCCCCTACCTGGTTGGATCCTGTGAAGGAAACAGCGTTGACTTTGTCGCTCTCAATAATGGATGATACTTTGTTTCCTGGAATAATCAGATGGTTGATCACTCCTCCCGGGATACCTGCTTCCTCAAACACTTCCATTAATTTTGTCGCAGTGACAGGAGTCTCTGAAGATGTTTTTAATAGAACAGTATTGCCGCTCACAAGAGCTGGTGCTGACTTCCAGCATGGAATCGAAAGCGGGAAATTCCATGGTGTGACGGCCAGAATAACCCCTAGAGGTTCTGGTTTTGTTTCAATTTGAATGTTAGGCATATCAGAGGCGATGATTTTGCCTGTTAATCTTCTGCCTTCTCCACCATAAAAATTCAAAATTCCTGCTGAGAACTCCACTTCTTTCATAGCTTCTGCATACGTTTTGCCCATTTCTCTTACAATGGAAATAGCAAACTCCTGCTTTCGTTCTAAAAGTATAGACGCTGCTTTTTCCAAATAAGCACCCCGCTGCGGAGGAGCCGTTTTCTTCCAGCTGAGAGAAGCTTCATGAGCGGAGTCGATCGCATACCCGACGTCTTCATCACTTCCTTGTCCTGTATAAGAAATAACCTCTTTTGTAGCAGGGTTGATCACGGCATCCGGGGCACTTTCTGGAGAGATCCATTCCCCGTTAATAAATTGATTAAGTATTTCCTGTGTTTGAATGACAGACATGTTCATTTCTCCTCCCTTTTTATACGAGTGCTTGTTTTCCTTTTTCATCAAGTACCTTCCATAACCACTTATCGACATAGACACCTTTATTTTTCAATCTGGCTTCTTTGATTTTGATATCCTTGGAAGTTAAAAAATAAGCAGAGGTCTTGTTGTTAAGCACCTTAATTCTACTTTTCGTTTCCTGATTATTTTTTGAAATGTTAAAAAGGCAGGATATTCCTTTCTCAAACAGAAGTTGATTTACTTCAGAAAGCTTTAAAGTAAAAGCAAAGATTTCGTCTTCGTTTAAAGCGGTCATTACATGAACATTCGGATAGTCAGCCGGAATATAAATTTCTGCCTGACATCCTCTTTTAGCAGCCCGTCTGACGTTTTCCATCATAGATAAAGCAGGAAGGCATCTCGTTAAAGCGATCGGTTCTCCCTGAATCGAAGGCTGCTTACATAAAATTTCGTCAAAGATTAATCTTGAGATAATAAGACCGCTGTTCCTGTTTCCATCAATACACGTATTTCTTTGAATATAAATGCTCGGATACTCAGATTGTTCGAGTCTGGGCAGATGTGCATATAAATCTTTGAGTCCGCCCAGCCCCATGGCTTCCCCCCAGGCTACAAGCTCTGCTCCATCGTCGATACAGCCTGAAGGAACAAGACAAGCTTCCAGCACCTTCTTCACATGTGAAGTGAGCTCAGGATAAGTTACCCACATGATTTATCCCCCCTTGTTTGCTTCAAACCCTGCAGTGAAAAATTGCAGCCAGTTATTACCCATGATCGCATTTACGTCTTTCTCTGCCATTCCTGTTTCATACAACCCTTCTCTAATATTCGGGAAATCAGAAGGAGTCTGAAACCAGGACGGCCAAGAGGGCCAGCTCGGTTGAGAAGCCGAACCCGCACCATAATTTATTTCATGTGTCCATCTGCCCATTCTCATCCAATGAAGAAAATCTTCGGACATGTTCAACGTTAAATCCGTTCCTAAAGCCACTTTATCTACTCCCATGAAGTCGACGGTCTGCTTAATTAGATCAGTGAATTCACTTAATGTTGTTTCTTCACCGTTAATCAGGTGGGGATAAGCACACAAGCCTAGTATGCCTCCGTTATCACGTAGAGCGGAGAGTACTTTCTTTGACTTATTCCGCCCGGAAGGATAAATCCAATCCGGATTTGCATGAGTAATCGCTACAGGCCGGCTGGAATAGTTGATGGCGTCCAGAGTAGTCTGTGTTCCACAATGGGAAAGATCGATGATCACTCCTTCTTTATTCATGGCGTCAATGACATTTTTGCCAAACCGGGTAAGACCGCTGTCTCTTTCTTCGTAGCAGCTGCTTCCAACTAAATTCTGATTGTTGTATGTCAGCTGCATAATTTTAATGCCTAACTGATTAAAGACGGGAACCAGGGAAAGCTCATCTTCAATAAGTGACGTATTTTGAGTACCAAGAACGACCCCTATACGGCCGCTTGTTTTTGCTTTAAGGATATCTCCGCCGGTGTGCACCTGCATGACAAGATCCGAATTCTCATCAAAGAAACGCTTCCACTCACCAATTTTACTTAATGTTTCACGTGCGTTCTCCCAAAGACCGCAGCAGGCATGGACGCATGTTACCCCGCCTTTATGCAGGTCCAGAAGAAAATCCCGGTCCCAGTTGCTTAATTCGAGCCCGTCTATAATAAAAGGTTCATTAGCTAGTGCCATTGTCTATTCCTCCTGTTTCGGTAATAAAGGTAAGATCCAACCTTCAGAAAATGAATCGTTCAGCTCTTCTATCGTCGGGGCCCCCTGAAATAGAGTTACTCGTACCCATTCATTGGATTTAGGGCTAAATCGTTCTGCTCCAAACAAAGAGAGTTTACATCGTAAAAGATAGAGCGGAATTAAATTTTTACCAAGAAGGTTACCTTGAATTTCTCCATATGGCCAGTCGACTAAAGACTGGACCCGTTTAATAATAGGTTTAAAGTGCGGATAAGCCAGTACAAAGGTAGCTGCCATATCATCTGCTGTCTGGCATGTAAGCAGGCTGTATAACTGCTGTATCTGCCTTGCGTAGTCCAGACGGAGGGCTTTATCACTCCCCGCATCTTTTCCTGCAACGCCAATTCGCGGTTCTTCTTTCTCTCTCGATCGGAACCAGAAATAATAGTAGTCCTGCGGATGGGTGAAATCAAACTGAAACGCCCATCTGTAATCGCTTTCAATAATCTTAATGAGTTCTCCGATTTTCATTTCTGGTTCAAAGTCATACGTTTCGTTAACAACACTTTGATTTTCAAGATCCAGCAGGCTGTCAATGTTTATTTCCATTAAAAGGGAATGTAAAAATTCTTCTCCTTCAAAAGTCAGTTCGGGCTTGACTGCTTCCATATAATCTCCCCATCTTGAAAGGCGGGAAGTGGTGTTCACTTTCCAATTCTGCAATCGCTTGAGTGCTGTCAGACAATCGTGTGTCATTTGTTCAGGGGAATGAAAAGCTTCTTTTCCATCCACGTTGTATTCGCGGAAATATGCTATAGAATGTTCGAGCCATGTTTCAAGTGATCTTAATTGATCTGTATTCAACACCTTATTCTTTACTCGGGAAACAGCTTCTTCGCGCGTGTCGATCCAGCGGTGAATCAGCTTCGGATGGTACATTAAAAACGGGACCATCCCCAATCCTGTTGCATTGCCAACTCCAAGATAGCGCTTCCATTTTTGGCTGAGAGAAACAGCTGATTCGTTTTTACATTTGGCTATATGTTCAATAATGTCAAAGGAAGCCTGCCTTAAAAGATAAGCTGTAAACATCTGTGCCCGGAAAGCCCCGGCAAAAGGATGGGCAGCTGATAATTTATCAAAAGGAGCTAATCCAA is a window from the Alkalicoccus halolimnae genome containing:
- a CDS encoding BCCT family transporter, whose amino-acid sequence is MLKKTPALGENDWPVVIISGGILLVFVFFSILNAEGVSHFVNVTFGWAVTYFGAFWQMLLLGTFLVALYLAFSKYGKVKLGEMERPEFSNFKWISIIMCTLLAGGGVFWAAAEPIYHFMELPPIFSGIESGSPEAASPALAQSFLHWGFLAWAILGTLSTIVLMYAHYQKGMPLKPRSLLYPIFGEKIARNSPLGTTVDVCSVVAVAAGTIGPIGFLGLQAGYGFETLLGIPNEFPIQLAIVIGLVVIASISAVTGIHRGIQILSRYNVWFTIGLIIFILLIGPGGFIINSFISSFGFYVQDFARMTTFRGDGEWLGLWTVFFWGWFLGYGPMMAIFITRISRGRTIRQLILAIAIIAPLVTNFWFTIVGGSGIFYEINNPGSVSNALFESGLPASMIAIVQQLPLGTFIAFCFLIVTILFVVTTTDSMSYTISLVVSGNNDPHPYVRVFWAVTMGAVAASLLFIGEGSVNAIQSFIVVTAVPVSLILLPTLWLAPQTAKKMAIQQGVITIAEKKQISKEAEVLRQTK
- a CDS encoding IclR family transcriptional regulator, with product MSGNTTTSSTVLKAIQLLNYLNESQGPKGVNDISNALGFSTTIVHRLLSTLKMENMVFQDPQTKKYSLGTLFLDYANKILTDLPVASVIEPVLEELREITGETVGFYVPKGPVRICAIEIESKQEIRRSVGIGKRLPLYKGATGRAILAFMSKGRKEQIIKNLPENEREEVEWRLSLTKQTGYALNEEEINKNVAALSAPVFDRQQRVIGAVSISGPMFRWNKDTMTAHIPKLLEVTKQITKDM
- a CDS encoding aldehyde dehydrogenase family protein, whose translation is MSVIQTQEILNQFINGEWISPESAPDAVINPATKEVISYTGQGSDEDVGYAIDSAHEASLSWKKTAPPQRGAYLEKAASILLERKQEFAISIVREMGKTYAEAMKEVEFSAGILNFYGGEGRRLTGKIIASDMPNIQIETKPEPLGVILAVTPWNFPLSIPCWKSAPALVSGNTVLLKTSSETPVTATKLMEVFEEAGIPGGVINHLIIPGNKVSSIIESDKVNAVSFTGSNQVGAKIHEAAGRQMKRVHLEMGGKNPLLVMEDANLDEAVDLAVKGGFGQAGQACTATGRVIVHEKVKKEFLRKLIEETEKISVGNGLEDGVTMGPQVNQQELDSTFDLIKSAEKEGAKIVTGGKALTEGDYADGFYVSPTVIDQVNHQMRIAQEEVFGPVIAVFEASSIDEAIQLANATDYGLTASICTKNIDYMTQAFNDIEAGLVKANMPTTGTFFQAPFGGYKSSGLGTFKELGREALDFYNQYKTRYIKTD
- a CDS encoding DUF3726 domain-containing protein, which translates into the protein MWVTYPELTSHVKKVLEACLVPSGCIDDGAELVAWGEAMGLGGLKDLYAHLPRLEQSEYPSIYIQRNTCIDGNRNSGLIISRLIFDEILCKQPSIQGEPIALTRCLPALSMMENVRRAAKRGCQAEIYIPADYPNVHVMTALNEDEIFAFTLKLSEVNQLLFEKGISCLFNISKNNQETKSRIKVLNNKTSAYFLTSKDIKIKEARLKNKGVYVDKWLWKVLDEKGKQALV
- a CDS encoding membrane dipeptidase, giving the protein MALANEPFIIDGLELSNWDRDFLLDLHKGGVTCVHACCGLWENARETLSKIGEWKRFFDENSDLVMQVHTGGDILKAKTSGRIGVVLGTQNTSLIEDELSLVPVFNQLGIKIMQLTYNNQNLVGSSCYEERDSGLTRFGKNVIDAMNKEGVIIDLSHCGTQTTLDAINYSSRPVAITHANPDWIYPSGRNKSKKVLSALRDNGGILGLCAYPHLINGEETTLSEFTDLIKQTVDFMGVDKVALGTDLTLNMSEDFLHWMRMGRWTHEINYGAGSASQPSWPSWPSWFQTPSDFPNIREGLYETGMAEKDVNAIMGNNWLQFFTAGFEANKGG